The sequence GATGTCGGACCACCATACATGAAACTGGAGGAGAGAAAGCTTCTTTTTTAACCGATTATCATCGAAAATGACGAAGGATGCAATATATCTGTCttagattttcaattttttaaaaatttatgtctTTTCTAGACCTAGTTGCGAAATCAATAACTACCATCAATAAGATCTTAGAGAAAGACAAAGAATATAGAAAAAgaatatgaaaaatgaaaaatgaccTTGACCCTTATTTTACTATTGTAGTATTAGTGATGATATGGCAAATCCAAGTAGATGACATGGAAAATGGTTTAGTCAGCCGCCACAAGAATATAACTCAGCCTTGATAAATCAGCCATCATGTAAAATATAAGTCAGCCGAAATgtgaatattattttagtaattaaactCTTGCTATAAAATAAGCCGTAACTACTATGGAAAATACTAAAAGTCAGTTGTATCGTCAAATAAATCAGCCGTCAAATGGATGCTATTTTACTTATTAATCTTTTGCTAATAAGCCAACCGTAACTAAGTTAAGTTTAGTGTTAATACATCCAATTACGACTGATTaaatataactcagccgtaacaACCTCCTATAAGTCGGCCGTAAATTTAGTAATTCAGCCAGTCGATGTTCGTTAACTCAACCGGGGAAACTTAACTCAGCCGTGTCTTAGCTAGAACTTAGCCAAATTTTTCAGAAAATCACGCTGATGTATAAGTCAGCCGTAACTTGTGCACTTAACTCAGCTGTTATCGCATAAACCAGTAAAATTTCTGTAAATAAGTCGCCACTAACAGCTGACTTATCGTCTTAAGCCAGCTGTTTTATCTTAAGTCAACTGCATTGTTTAATTCAGCCATATCGTAACACTAACTCAAATGTAACGACGTATGTTGCGCTTTATAACTGACTTAATGAAAATACGGAACCGAATTCCTACGTAACATCAGGTTTTTGCTTACGTGGCATTAAAAAGTAATGACattttgtaaatattgtttttcttataaCGTAAAAAAAGCACGCTTGACATTAAACAAATGGCAgtaataaaaaaagatttatatggTTCTGTTCGATTGttctaaaatatgtaatgtTTGAGTAAACTTTCCAAcagaatcatttatttttttaagatagGTGTATTTAGCCATATAAAAAGTAACTTTTTAAAACACGCATAgcaagaaaattatataaataatttgacaTTCAGTCGGAAAAAGAAGCAGATGATTAATTTTAGGATTCTCAAATTGATGAAgctaaataatataaatcaatgagattttcactttaatttttttatataaaacaattatattattcGTAAGAGACGGAAATGAAAATATTGATGTCTCCGTCACGGCGAAACTGGGAAAAGCCAGTCAACCACATAAAGCCTATCTCGCCCTCTCTGTTATACTACCACGAAGCAACGGTTTAAACCAACCCTTCACTCCCTGTCTCACATATCATAAGAAAGATAAAATGGCCGTTCATATTCATAACCCTAACTTTTTGCACACTCATCAACTCCGATCATCTCATACATGGGCATCTGCATCACCTGCTTCATATCACACCACAAGATTTTCTCCTGCAAAACATCCCGGATTCATCTGCAAGTCCAATAACAAAGATGTAGGCTCGTTATCGAATCAGCTTactgaaaagaaaataacactgAGCACTAACTGACTCATTTCTTAACAGGACTATCTTATTGATGCTCCTGTGTCTGCTGGAGATGGATTCTCTTTCAGTGGAGGTTTACCATTATTttaatcttctccttcctttttcttcttcttcttcttggtttagtaggaaaataacaaaatagttttGGTTTCTTCATGGCAGGGAAGTATTCGGATCAACCGAGTCCATCAGATGAATGGTTAAAGCGAGGCAAATGGGTAGGAAAAAGGtttctttttaactttaattttaacaCATAGTTGTGATTGCAATTGTAACCACAGGTTAAAGCTCACAGAGTTGGTGGATCTGGTGCAGAAGCCAAAGATCCCATTTTCGGACTAACAATGGGATCTAGCTCCCAAGCTTCAAAAGATGTTTTCAGGTAGGATTACACAAACTTCTCAACTCTTATCTTACAGTAGGACTTATGATTTTATTTCCATTAGGTGGTTTTGTGTAGAATCTGGGAATGTAGACAGTCCTCCCGTTATACTCATCCATGGATTCCCATCCCAGGTAGTAAATAATATCACTCGACTTGAAACACATCCCATATTGTTATCTCGAATAAGTTTCAGAttttgagctttttttttttgtgtgactAGGCTTACTCTTACCGGAAAGCTCTTCCCGTCCTTTCAAAGAACTACCGCGCCATTGCTTTCGACTGGCTAGGATTTGGATTTTCTGACAAGCCTCAGGCTGGATATGGATTCAACTACACATTAGACGGTATAACATGTTGTCCTAAACTCCCGGTTCTTGTGAACAGACTTTTGCTTCATTAAGTTACAATATTCTGCGGCTTTGCAGAGTATGTTTCGTCGCTTGAATCATTCATTGATGAAGTTACAACTACTCAGGTCTCACTGGTTGTGCAGGTATTAACCAACGGAGCCATATTTCAGAAATGTTCAGTGTtaacttttcttctttgtttttattttttaattttttttttatttaaatcaggGATACTTCTCAACTGCTGCGGTTAAATACGCAAGAAACCGACCAGAGAAGATCAAGAATCTCATACTCTTGAATCCTCCTGTAAGAAAGTGATTGAAACGTAccattttcttctcttctttcaaactAACTTAGATCCTGCATTTGTTTCGGTTGCAGCTCACTCCCGAACATGCTAAACTTCCATCAACCTTGTCTGTATTCAGCAACTTTTTGCTCGGGGAGATTTTCTCTCAGGTTGGTTTCCATCAAAGTTTCTTCTTACGGAAGGCTCtcttgaaataaaaatcatgGCTTATCTAAAACAAATAGGATCCTCTGAGAGCAAGTGACAAGCCTATGACGAGCTGTGGTCCTtacaaaatgaaagaagatgaTGCAATGGTTTACCGAAGACCTTATCTTACCTCAGGTTCTTCTGGTTTTGCACTTAACGCCATCAGCAGGGCCATGAAGAAGGAGCTTAAGGTAAGTCACCAAAATAAATGTTCCATGATATGCTGTGGAAGATTGGAATATTcttatggattttttttctGACAGGGCTATACAGAAGAAATGAGGACTTCATTGATGGATAAAGACTGGAAAATCCCAACCACCGTGTGCTGGGGACAGCGAGACAAGTGGCTGAGCTACCAAGGAGTTGAAGAGTTCTGCAAGAGTTCGGGACATAATCTCGTTGAACTTCCAATGGTACAGACTATTTCCTTGTACCCTTGAGACCTCAATAAACAGCAAAGCTAACATTAACCGATTTTGATCTTTTTATTAGGCTGGTCATCATGTACAAGAGGATTGCGGAGAAGAGATTGGGGGACTGATCTCAAGAATCATAAGCAAATCTGCTCTTATCTAAGTAGAGCGACTCCTAGAAAACGCAAAGAGTCATGAACAACccatttgtaaaaaaataaaaaaaaaactcaaaaagttTTATTTCACAACCTTGTGTATCTCAATGGTACATATATAAAGTCATTAGTAAGATTTTTGTTGTACAAACTTTGAGGCTCTATAAACTGAGAGATGGAAGAACCACCAAAGACTCTCCGGTATTGgtaaattatatgtaattttcttttttctttttttgaacacaatagtaaattatatgtataccTCCATTAATTGTTTAACAGCATCGTTAGCTGTCATCTTTCAGTGTCGTCTGCTTTTCTATGAATTGTGTAATTTTGTCCAAAACAAGAAAATCCTCTATTGTTGGAATCGGTCTATCCAGCACTCATCGTTCTTGACAGCATTTCTCCATCTGTGTTTAAATGTCTCCAGTTCGGCGTAAGTCTGCTTCCGAACCTAAGTAATAACGATTTTTGTGAAGAGAGATTTTTAGCCATAAAGTTTAAGAAGAGACTGCTGATATCATATTTTCAAATACCGGACTGGTTACAAGTTTACCTCAGATCTAGCAGATGACATTTGAGAAGTTGATGATGGTTTCTGCAGGACAACAGTTATTAGACTATAACTGGATATCTACTGAGAGATTAGTTACAAGAAAATGAATTGCATACAGATTTGTCTGAACTATCCTCAGTCTTGGTCTTATCAATTTGTTCCGAATCCATCTGCTTATGTGCAGTAACTATTGTTACtttccaaataaaaataataaaggcCAGGAGGCTAAAGGAATGGCAAGAGAAAGCAGTTTCAAACCTTATTTGCATCCGAACCTCCTAAAGTAGGAAGACCAAGATGAAGTATATACTCGGAATCAACAATGCCGATGTTTTTTGTTCGATCACCCTTCAACACAACAACACAGTACtctctgattaaaaaaaaaaacaaaaaaaaaaacacaaagatgTATTGGCATGGGCTTAGTCATAATTTACCTGTGCGCAATATCCAAGCTGAAAGTCTATACCCCATCCATGGTTTAAGTCATTctttaaaagaataaaacagCAATGAAACCGTTTAATTATACAGATGGTAATGGTCTTCACAGTCTGTGACATAATAAATCAAACTTAATGCAATACCTGAATCATATGCCAAGCACACCTCCAGGCTGCTCTGGAGAACACAGGAGCCATCATTTCGACAAATCTGTATGTAGAGAGTTTCTTAATGAGTTAAATTATCTGGTCATGCTTTTCACTGAAGGAGACAAGATTGTCAGTGTTCTTACCCCGTGCAAGGAGGTCCAGTGCTATTCTCGTTGCACCTAGCTTTACCAATGACTTTGTATGTTCTCCTGGTACGCATAAAGACATTGCAAATAATATTACATCAAGTCATCTTAGATAGAAAAG is a genomic window of Raphanus sativus cultivar WK10039 unplaced genomic scaffold, ASM80110v3 Scaffold3051, whole genome shotgun sequence containing:
- the LOC130506262 gene encoding uncharacterized protein LOC130506262; its protein translation is MAVHIHNPNFLHTHQLRSSHTWASASPASYHTTRFSPAKHPGFICKSNNKDDYLIDAPVSAGDGFSFSGGKYSDQPSPSDEWLKRGKWVKAHRVGGSGAEAKDPIFGLTMGSSSQASKDVFRWFCVESGNVDSPPVILIHGFPSQAYSYRKALPVLSKNYRAIAFDWLGFGFSDKPQAGYGFNYTLDEYVSSLESFIDEVTTTQVSLVVQGYFSTAAVKYARNRPEKIKNLILLNPPLTPEHAKLPSTLSVFSNFLLGEIFSQDPLRASDKPMTSCGPYKMKEDDAMVYRRPYLTSGSSGFALNAISRAMKKELKGYTEEMRTSLMDKDWKIPTTVCWGQRDKWLSYQGVEEFCKSSGHNLVELPMAGHHVQEDCGEEIGGLISRIISKSALI